The proteins below are encoded in one region of Scophthalmus maximus strain ysfricsl-2021 chromosome 4, ASM2237912v1, whole genome shotgun sequence:
- the LOC118302524 gene encoding interferon-induced protein 44 isoform X1: MSDFTAMGGGHSTEPEPEPVLLPVPWRTLPEYNLDNLEFVKSYKPHNKEATQLRILLHGPNHAGKSSFINSVESVLQGRVTDRAATDAISGMSFTKNYKTHKIQKDPERYYSFVFNDVMGLEDNTDCGVCEEDLNLALRGHVKEYYKFNPHSHLTENDQEYNSSPTLADKVHILVSVVSADSLTLLKKDVVRKMRNIRLAASEMGIPQLAIITKVDEACPEAAKNMNNIYKSKLLKEKVDKLHNLLGLSRNRIFLVKNYNSELETNDAIDAPILLALKQMLHSGEDFLNNL; this comes from the exons ATGTCTGACTTTACAGCAATGGGAGGAG GCCATTCTACTgaaccagagccagagccagtgCTGCTGCCAGTGCCATGGAGGACACTGCCAGA ATATAACTTGGATAATCTGGAGTTTGTGAAATCTTATAAACCTCACAACAAAGAAGCCACACAACTCAGAATTCTGCTTCATGGACCAAATCACGCTGGGAAGTCAAGTTTCATCAACTCTGTTGAAAGTGTTTTACAAGGCAGAGTTACCGATCGAGCCGCTACAGACGCAATATCTGGGATGAGCTTTACCAAAAAT tacaaaacTCACAAAATCCAGAAAGACCCAGAGCGATATTACTCTTTCGTTTTCAATGACGTCATGGGCTTGGAGGACAATACAGACTGTGGAGTCTGTGAGGAAGACCTGAACCTCGCCCTGAGAGGACACGTGAAAGAATATTACAAG TTCAATCCCCATAGTCATTTGACGGAGAATGATCAAGAATACAACTCAAGTCCCACACTGGCAGACAAAGTTCACATTTtggtttctgttgtttctgcCGACTCACTAACTTTGCTAAAAAAGGATGTTGTgaggaaaatgagaaacatCAGATTGGCAGCCAGTGAAATGG GGATTCCCCAACTGGCCATTATAACTAAAGTTGATGAGGCCTGTCCTGAGGctgcaaaaaatatgaacaatatCTATAAGAGCAAACTCCTGAAGGAAAAG GTCGACAAATTACACAATTTGCTTGGCCTTTCAAGAAACCGCATCTTTCTCGTGAAGAACTACAACTCAGAATTGGAAACAAATGATGCCATTGACGCTCCGATTCTGTTGGCCCTGAAACAGATGCTTCACTCTGGCGAAGACTTCCTCAACAACCTGTAG
- the LOC118302524 gene encoding interferon-induced protein 44 isoform X2 gives MGGGHSTEPEPEPVLLPVPWRTLPEYNLDNLEFVKSYKPHNKEATQLRILLHGPNHAGKSSFINSVESVLQGRVTDRAATDAISGMSFTKNYKTHKIQKDPERYYSFVFNDVMGLEDNTDCGVCEEDLNLALRGHVKEYYKFNPHSHLTENDQEYNSSPTLADKVHILVSVVSADSLTLLKKDVVRKMRNIRLAASEMGIPQLAIITKVDEACPEAAKNMNNIYKSKLLKEKVDKLHNLLGLSRNRIFLVKNYNSELETNDAIDAPILLALKQMLHSGEDFLNNL, from the exons ATGGGAGGAG GCCATTCTACTgaaccagagccagagccagtgCTGCTGCCAGTGCCATGGAGGACACTGCCAGA ATATAACTTGGATAATCTGGAGTTTGTGAAATCTTATAAACCTCACAACAAAGAAGCCACACAACTCAGAATTCTGCTTCATGGACCAAATCACGCTGGGAAGTCAAGTTTCATCAACTCTGTTGAAAGTGTTTTACAAGGCAGAGTTACCGATCGAGCCGCTACAGACGCAATATCTGGGATGAGCTTTACCAAAAAT tacaaaacTCACAAAATCCAGAAAGACCCAGAGCGATATTACTCTTTCGTTTTCAATGACGTCATGGGCTTGGAGGACAATACAGACTGTGGAGTCTGTGAGGAAGACCTGAACCTCGCCCTGAGAGGACACGTGAAAGAATATTACAAG TTCAATCCCCATAGTCATTTGACGGAGAATGATCAAGAATACAACTCAAGTCCCACACTGGCAGACAAAGTTCACATTTtggtttctgttgtttctgcCGACTCACTAACTTTGCTAAAAAAGGATGTTGTgaggaaaatgagaaacatCAGATTGGCAGCCAGTGAAATGG GGATTCCCCAACTGGCCATTATAACTAAAGTTGATGAGGCCTGTCCTGAGGctgcaaaaaatatgaacaatatCTATAAGAGCAAACTCCTGAAGGAAAAG GTCGACAAATTACACAATTTGCTTGGCCTTTCAAGAAACCGCATCTTTCTCGTGAAGAACTACAACTCAGAATTGGAAACAAATGATGCCATTGACGCTCCGATTCTGTTGGCCCTGAAACAGATGCTTCACTCTGGCGAAGACTTCCTCAACAACCTGTAG